A part of Legionella sainthelensi genomic DNA contains:
- the rnr gene encoding ribonuclease R, protein MSKKSKDPFYERESEKYNDPVPSREFIMKILNEYGKPMSRNRLFEKLHISDERKQESMGFRLKAMLRDGQIMQDRRGRFCLMQRINLSRGTVQGHSDGFGFFIPDDGSEDMFLSAKEMRAVMHGDIVLAYQAGIDRRGRPEAKIHEVIEHANATVVGRFFTDHGVSFVLPDSKHLTQDISIPQEMVNGAKNGQIVLVELIAFPSKRTQPIGKIIHVLGEHMAPGMEIQVALYAHGIPFEWPEDVRVEVAKIPQQVTEEQIKGRTDLRNLPFVTIDGEDAKDFDDAVYCYKKPKGGFQLYVAIADVSHYVRQDSALDKEAARRGNSVYFPGKVIPMLPEALSNGLCSLNPHVDRLCMVSEMAISREGKISRSRFYRAVIHSHARLTYNQVGSWIEQGKADEPHSSLWPTLCALHDLYHVLLVTRKLRGAMDFETTETRIQFDENKKIQCIVPVVRNDAHKLIEECMLAANVSTARFLEKAEIPTLYRVHAAPEEDKITALRQFLGELGLQLGGGKKPGPKDFQRTMSTIEDRPDKHLIETVMLRSLKQAQYVEANEGHFGLAYSAYTHFTSPIRRYPDLLIHRALGHLLDKHPIHEFVYTHEDMNRLGKHASMTERRADEATREVTAWLKCEYMQDKLGQIFQGRISAVTSFGIFVELDEIYVEGLVHVTSLKNDYYTFDSVKHRLTGTRGGQVYCLGDKMTVLVARVDLDERKIDFEPVEDVISHE, encoded by the coding sequence TTGAGTAAAAAATCAAAAGATCCCTTTTACGAACGGGAGAGTGAAAAATATAACGATCCTGTGCCCAGTCGTGAATTCATTATGAAAATTCTTAATGAATACGGAAAACCGATGTCGCGCAATCGATTATTTGAAAAATTACATATAAGTGACGAACGGAAACAAGAGTCAATGGGATTTAGGTTGAAGGCTATGTTGCGTGATGGACAAATTATGCAAGATAGGCGTGGGCGTTTTTGTCTGATGCAACGGATTAATTTATCTCGAGGTACGGTGCAAGGACACTCAGATGGGTTTGGTTTTTTTATTCCTGATGATGGCTCAGAAGATATGTTTTTGTCCGCTAAAGAAATGCGAGCGGTGATGCATGGAGATATAGTTCTTGCTTATCAAGCCGGCATAGACCGACGAGGCAGACCCGAGGCCAAGATCCATGAGGTAATCGAACATGCTAATGCTACTGTTGTTGGTCGTTTTTTTACGGATCATGGAGTCAGTTTTGTTCTGCCAGACAGTAAACATTTGACGCAAGATATTTCAATTCCCCAAGAAATGGTAAATGGTGCCAAAAATGGGCAAATTGTTTTAGTTGAATTAATTGCTTTTCCCAGTAAACGCACTCAGCCTATAGGTAAGATCATCCATGTATTGGGTGAGCACATGGCTCCAGGCATGGAAATTCAAGTTGCCCTTTATGCACATGGGATCCCCTTTGAATGGCCGGAAGATGTGCGTGTTGAAGTCGCAAAAATTCCACAGCAAGTTACTGAAGAACAAATAAAAGGTCGCACTGATCTTCGTAATCTTCCTTTTGTTACTATAGATGGTGAAGACGCTAAAGATTTTGATGATGCTGTTTATTGTTATAAAAAGCCTAAAGGAGGTTTTCAATTATATGTTGCTATCGCCGATGTGAGTCATTATGTGAGGCAAGATTCAGCATTGGATAAAGAAGCCGCTCGTCGTGGTAATTCTGTTTATTTTCCAGGCAAAGTAATTCCTATGCTCCCTGAGGCTTTGTCCAATGGGCTTTGTTCCCTCAACCCTCATGTGGATCGTTTATGTATGGTTTCTGAGATGGCAATAAGTCGCGAGGGAAAAATATCACGATCACGTTTTTATCGCGCGGTTATCCATTCTCATGCACGCTTGACCTATAATCAGGTTGGTTCCTGGATTGAACAGGGTAAAGCAGATGAACCACATTCTTCTTTATGGCCGACGTTGTGTGCACTCCATGATTTGTATCACGTTTTATTGGTTACTCGTAAACTTCGTGGTGCAATGGATTTTGAGACTACTGAAACTCGAATTCAATTTGATGAAAACAAAAAAATTCAATGTATTGTGCCCGTGGTGCGCAACGATGCTCACAAATTAATTGAAGAATGTATGTTGGCAGCTAATGTTTCTACAGCTCGCTTTTTGGAAAAGGCAGAAATCCCCACTCTATATCGGGTGCATGCAGCACCTGAGGAAGATAAAATTACCGCTTTAAGGCAATTTTTAGGTGAACTGGGATTGCAATTAGGTGGAGGCAAAAAGCCTGGACCCAAAGATTTTCAGCGTACAATGAGTACCATAGAAGACCGCCCTGATAAACATCTTATCGAAACAGTCATGTTGCGTTCATTGAAACAAGCACAATATGTTGAAGCGAATGAAGGACATTTTGGTTTGGCCTATTCTGCCTATACTCATTTTACTTCGCCTATTAGACGTTACCCTGATTTATTAATTCATCGTGCATTAGGTCATTTATTAGATAAGCATCCAATCCATGAGTTTGTTTATACCCATGAAGATATGAACCGTTTAGGTAAACATGCATCAATGACAGAACGTCGTGCCGATGAAGCGACTCGCGAAGTGACGGCTTGGTTAAAATGTGAATATATGCAAGATAAATTAGGGCAGATATTTCAAGGCCGGATCTCGGCTGTAACCAGTTTTGGAATTTTTGTTGAGCTTGATGAAATTTATGTTGAGGGTTTAGTGCATGTAACCTCTTTGAAAAATGATTACTATACTTTTGATTCTGTAAAGCATCGATTAACTGGAACTCGCGGTGGTCAAGTATACTGTTTAGGTGACAAAATGACCGTTTTAGTTGCTCGTGTTGATTTAGATGAGCGTAAAATCGATTTTGAGCCTGTGGAGGACGTGATAAGCCATGAGTGA
- a CDS encoding transporter substrate-binding domain-containing protein, producing the protein MKIIKQIIFLALLASNIFAYSATIIVGVGKFAPPFSAVDTSNHYFGFCIDLINELCKRMNDTCEYKSILNEGIEGSLDKGLVDISLTPTPISPDLSPEYIFSMPYMTSNGQFITNNPNIKSLKDLQGKKLASLKKLT; encoded by the coding sequence ATGAAAATTATTAAGCAAATCATCTTCTTAGCTTTATTAGCGAGCAATATATTTGCTTATAGTGCGACTATAATAGTAGGAGTTGGAAAGTTTGCCCCCCCATTTTCGGCTGTAGATACAAGTAATCACTATTTTGGCTTTTGTATCGATTTGATTAACGAATTATGTAAGCGAATGAACGATACCTGCGAATATAAATCAATCCTCAATGAAGGTATAGAAGGCTCGCTGGATAAAGGACTTGTTGACATTTCATTAACTCCAACACCCATTAGCCCAGATCTATCTCCCGAATACATTTTCAGTATGCCTTATATGACGAGCAACGGGCAATTTATAACCAACAATCCAAACATAAAATCACTCAAAGATCTTCAAGGTAAAAAATTGGCATCCTTGAAGAAACTCACTTAA
- a CDS encoding transporter substrate-binding domain-containing protein, which yields MLFNVNLLKYLTSNQIATFRTVGKPIAIGNGYGLLALKKNEALINKINKTLLQMENDGTYEQIYTKYFGL from the coding sequence ATATTATTTAATGTAAATCTCCTTAAATATTTAACGAGCAACCAAATTGCTACTTTTCGAACCGTAGGTAAACCTATTGCTATTGGAAATGGATATGGACTATTAGCGCTTAAAAAAAATGAGGCGCTTATAAATAAGATCAATAAAACTTTATTGCAAATGGAAAATGATGGCACATATGAGCAAATCTATACTAAATATTTTGGTTTATAA
- a CDS encoding beta strand repeat-containing protein, whose amino-acid sequence MNIKHRLTLMMGFLFLLATSVLFAGTQPKFSIIPTTATTKQISTTSNDTVQYLVTNNTTITRTLTTKPIPGVTQIVAGGGCSSPFTLGPKASCYLTLNLDGSLLPRHVTSGPEVCKTKGAGNNMPDPFLCSQPSAADSLNLTVVPATATLVSIHVTPVAASIANGTFQQYTATGIYSNGTTQNLTNLVTWSSTNANIASVSNAAGSKGLVTAYSPGQTSIAAALGTLSDSTTLTVTTATLQAISVSPTNQTIPKGTSLQYTATGLFSNGTKQDLTNFVTWSSSTAAATISNNPGTKGVATGANPGSTTIRATFNTTTGSTSLNVTAATLNSIAVTPVNASIPSGISLQYTATGNFSDGSVHDITNFVVWSSSTAAATISNSNGSKGLATGVTPGATTITARFEAITGTAQLNITAAVLTNITVLPPNPSIASGTTQQFIAVGTFSDKTHALLTDQVAWTSSNLSTSRISNAAGSNGLAIGLQVGSSVITATLGSVYGSANLTVTAATLSRIEVTPVNQSIPAGTTQQYKATGVYSNLTTQDLTDVVVWNSSDEIFATISNAPGTSGLATGKQAGATTISATLGSVSGSTSLTVTAAALTSITVTPNNASLANGLQLQYTATGHYSNGTTQDLTTQVVWASSNTTVAVISNAAGSNGLATATSQGGTTISATMGAISGNTALTVTAAQLTALLVVPLSTSVTVDATKQFFAVGFFSDATFQNLTDFVTWSSSETSLAVISPQGLATGVAAGSVTITASLNSTVSNGASLTVTNPAVTSIEVTGGGDFLVGTQAQLSAVATYSNGLREDVTTQAVWSSSNTAVASVSNADGSQGLATAISPGTATMQADFGGASGTTSFMVLATRPTTAFVSLLNTHTVEGCNVLATGYFDTPCISNTATPNNAAGMALTADGTRIYIANSFPSNDITQCMVSGGTLGSCASAMVSIPSPFQPTAIALNHAQTKAYITSGSIVYVCNIDSGTGNLSGCTNAGYNFSADSAVTFDIVINNSDSFAYITTTGRSRIYKCTINTSNGTFTGCVHSDASGQTWGIAILNTDLGLYYTDKNGGDISYCPLDSSGNIEGCHALDALSDLSTFPQPVGVAIHGNNKLIYVADENGYVAVCPIEEDKTLGPCQFAEPQDSFPRYFITMH is encoded by the coding sequence ATGAATATTAAGCATCGATTAACCCTAATGATGGGTTTTTTATTTTTACTGGCCACTTCTGTTTTATTTGCTGGTACCCAACCAAAATTTAGCATAATTCCGACAACAGCAACGACGAAGCAAATTTCTACTACTTCCAATGATACAGTTCAATACCTTGTTACCAATAACACGACTATCACCCGAACGTTAACGACGAAACCTATACCCGGTGTTACACAAATTGTGGCAGGTGGAGGGTGTAGTAGTCCATTTACTCTTGGTCCCAAAGCATCATGTTATTTAACTTTAAACCTTGATGGGAGTCTGCTTCCGAGACACGTCACTAGTGGGCCTGAGGTATGCAAAACCAAAGGGGCAGGCAATAATATGCCGGACCCCTTTCTGTGCAGCCAACCCAGTGCGGCTGACAGTTTAAATCTCACAGTGGTGCCTGCTACCGCCACATTAGTATCCATTCATGTAACACCGGTGGCTGCTAGTATTGCCAATGGAACTTTTCAACAATACACGGCAACGGGAATTTACTCGAATGGAACAACACAAAATTTAACCAATCTTGTGACCTGGTCATCAACTAATGCGAATATAGCCAGTGTTTCAAACGCAGCTGGTTCCAAAGGATTGGTAACCGCTTATAGCCCCGGCCAAACCAGTATTGCAGCTGCATTGGGCACTTTAAGTGATAGTACGACACTAACGGTTACCACAGCAACGCTACAAGCTATATCGGTATCTCCCACAAATCAGACTATACCTAAAGGTACTAGCTTACAGTATACCGCTACTGGTCTTTTCTCTAATGGGACTAAGCAGGATTTAACCAATTTTGTAACCTGGTCCTCATCAACTGCTGCTGCGACTATTTCTAATAATCCAGGTACCAAAGGAGTTGCTACAGGAGCAAACCCAGGAAGCACCACTATACGTGCTACGTTTAATACTACCACGGGAAGTACTAGCCTGAATGTTACCGCCGCAACACTGAATTCAATTGCCGTTACCCCTGTGAACGCGAGTATTCCAAGTGGTATAAGCCTCCAGTATACTGCAACAGGGAATTTTAGTGATGGTTCTGTTCATGATATAACCAATTTTGTGGTTTGGTCCTCATCAACTGCAGCCGCAACTATCTCTAATTCAAATGGATCTAAAGGATTAGCTACGGGAGTAACGCCTGGAGCAACCACCATTACCGCAAGATTCGAAGCGATAACGGGCACAGCACAACTTAACATCACCGCTGCCGTATTGACTAACATCACTGTCTTGCCGCCGAATCCTTCAATTGCAAGCGGCACCACACAACAATTTATCGCAGTAGGAACATTTTCTGATAAGACTCATGCGCTATTAACCGATCAAGTGGCATGGACTTCCTCTAATCTAAGCACTTCTAGAATTTCTAATGCGGCTGGTTCTAACGGATTAGCTATAGGTTTACAAGTTGGTTCTTCGGTAATTACTGCTACTTTGGGCTCAGTATACGGGAGTGCAAACCTGACTGTAACTGCTGCAACTCTTAGTCGTATTGAAGTGACACCTGTTAATCAGTCTATTCCTGCAGGTACGACACAGCAATATAAGGCTACTGGAGTTTATTCTAATTTAACCACCCAAGATTTAACGGACGTAGTGGTCTGGAATTCTTCTGATGAAATTTTTGCTACCATCAGTAATGCCCCAGGTACTAGCGGTTTGGCAACAGGTAAGCAAGCAGGAGCCACTACTATTTCCGCTACTCTGGGCAGCGTTTCAGGCAGTACGTCTCTAACAGTCACCGCAGCAGCGCTAACCAGCATAACGGTCACGCCTAATAATGCCTCCTTAGCGAATGGGCTACAACTGCAGTATACGGCTACCGGCCATTATAGTAATGGCACTACTCAGGATTTAACAACACAAGTGGTATGGGCATCGTCTAATACTACAGTGGCAGTTATTTCCAATGCAGCCGGCTCCAATGGTTTAGCGACAGCTACCAGCCAGGGGGGGACTACTATTAGCGCTACAATGGGTGCTATTTCAGGCAACACTGCTCTTACAGTAACAGCGGCGCAGTTAACCGCGTTGTTAGTTGTGCCATTGTCAACATCAGTAACGGTTGATGCGACCAAACAATTTTTTGCCGTTGGTTTCTTTAGTGATGCTACTTTTCAAAATCTAACGGATTTCGTGACCTGGTCGTCTTCAGAAACTAGTTTAGCAGTTATTTCTCCCCAAGGATTAGCCACTGGGGTAGCTGCTGGCTCTGTAACCATTACTGCCTCACTCAATAGCACAGTATCTAATGGGGCATCATTAACTGTAACAAATCCTGCGGTAACATCCATTGAAGTAACCGGTGGAGGAGACTTTTTAGTGGGTACACAGGCGCAATTATCCGCGGTGGCTACTTACAGCAATGGTTTAAGAGAGGACGTTACCACGCAGGCGGTGTGGAGCTCTTCTAATACTGCTGTTGCTAGCGTTTCAAATGCGGATGGCTCACAAGGATTAGCTACGGCTATATCACCAGGCACGGCAACAATGCAGGCAGATTTTGGTGGAGCTTCTGGTACCACGTCATTTATGGTGTTGGCAACACGTCCTACCACGGCATTCGTTTCGTTATTGAATACCCATACAGTAGAGGGATGCAATGTGCTTGCTACGGGTTATTTTGATACGCCATGTATTTCTAACACCGCTACTCCCAATAATGCAGCGGGAATGGCTTTAACAGCTGATGGTACTAGAATCTATATTGCTAACTCCTTCCCTAGTAATGACATTACCCAATGTATGGTATCAGGAGGAACATTAGGAAGCTGTGCATCTGCTATGGTTAGCATTCCTTCTCCGTTCCAACCAACAGCCATTGCATTAAATCATGCGCAAACTAAGGCGTATATTACTAGTGGATCTATTGTTTATGTTTGTAATATTGATAGTGGAACAGGAAATTTAAGTGGCTGTACCAATGCAGGTTATAATTTTAGTGCAGATTCTGCAGTAACCTTTGATATTGTCATTAATAACAGCGATTCTTTCGCTTACATTACGACCACTGGTAGAAGTAGAATTTATAAATGCACTATTAATACCTCTAATGGAACATTCACAGGCTGTGTACATTCCGATGCATCAGGGCAAACTTGGGGCATTGCGATACTAAATACCGATCTAGGGCTTTATTACACGGATAAAAATGGCGGTGATATTAGTTACTGCCCCTTGGATAGTTCTGGAAATATAGAGGGATGTCATGCATTAGACGCGCTATCTGATCTATCCACTTTCCCGCAACCTGTTGGTGTTGCTATTCATGGCAACAACAAACTTATCTATGTTGCCGATGAAAATGGTTATGTGGCAGTTTGTCCTATAGAGGAGGACAAAACCTTAGGACCTTGTCAGTTTGCTGAACCACAGGATTCCTTTCCTCGATATTTCATCACTATGCATTAA
- a CDS encoding Ig-like domain-containing protein, whose amino-acid sequence MNRMLTHVFHYFILGITLLFMTTFLHAGAQPKFSIVATTPSTKQVSATGHDTVQYRVTNNTNITRTLTMNPIQGIHQVLAGGCSNPFTLAPKASCLLTLRLDGSELPERVTGGPEICKTKGPGDNRPDAFLCSRPSAADSLNLTVVSSSRTLVSIAISPSNPKIANKTSLQFVAIGIFSNGTTQEISDRVNWSSSSPNIASISNDAGLKGLATGNSPGTTTITASLGTTSASTLLTVSSATLSSITVTPVNRSIPNGTTLQYAATGTFSNGTTQDLTSFVTWTSLNETQASISNTAGSKGLATGNAPGTTIIRATLNNTIGETNLTVTAGTLISIAVTPNNPSIPNGFAQQFTAMGTFSGGAVYDITNLVAWTSSTNAASISNAPGSHGLAVGTNTGTTTITAQYAGITGTTNLTVTAATLTAIDVTPVDPSIVNGTNQQFTAVGIFSNGTHLTITPFVTWSSSDTTKATISNAPGSHGLASAVGVGSTTITASVGSMSGSSTLTITSATLTLIEVTPANTTLVTGSTLQYTATGIYNNDTTQDLTQDVTWTSSSPAIANISNALGSKGDVYGNAAGSATISASLSGVSGSTGLTVVAPTLQSITVTPNNASLANGLTLQYTATGNYSDGSMRNLTQEVVWSSTSTNIATVSNSSNSKGLATATAQGPTTITASYNNITGGTPLTVTPATLSTITVAPSSASIVEGTTKQYTATGHFTDNSEQDLTSLVTWTSSNSTIASVSNLSGSEGLATGNGVGAATISATQSSVTGTATLNVTAATLQSIKITGSGFVPVGESIQLTAVGTYDNGTTQNITTLVTWSSDNPFNVSVSNAVGSQGLATGNNPGTTNIRAKLNGHQGITPITATTTQVTSVYISTANNSIVHCQVLNTGLFNNCVESASVFSSPQGLAINSVGTFIYIANSVAGLANGVTKCTVTGGAFINCSQAASTGTQLLGFNPYGIALNDAVGNPNPRAYVTTSTHDNVLVCPINTGTNNLDNCIDSGINFTTFPAYDISLNDAGTMAYVTSPNTNQVSLCMINSITGLFDSCTQLSGDWGSPLGIALQSSDLGLYVSSVGENLVSYCSLNSNGTVEYCLNASPSPIAGVSFAGPIGIVVGKNNQVAYIANSLNSVSNPISVCPIDADTQRFGACSSATSFVINSPQFIALL is encoded by the coding sequence ATGAATAGAATGCTTACCCATGTTTTTCATTATTTTATTTTAGGTATAACCCTATTGTTCATGACTACATTTTTGCACGCAGGGGCGCAGCCCAAATTTAGCATTGTTGCAACGACTCCTTCCACAAAACAAGTTTCAGCAACTGGACATGATACCGTGCAGTATCGCGTCACTAATAACACCAATATTACACGAACATTAACTATGAATCCTATTCAAGGAATTCATCAGGTCTTGGCAGGTGGTTGCAGTAATCCATTTACTTTAGCTCCCAAAGCTTCTTGTTTACTTACATTAAGACTAGATGGCAGTGAGTTGCCAGAGCGGGTGACAGGCGGTCCTGAAATATGCAAAACCAAAGGGCCTGGTGATAATAGGCCGGATGCTTTTTTATGTAGTCGACCCAGTGCAGCTGATAGTTTAAATCTTACTGTCGTTTCTTCCTCAAGAACACTAGTTTCAATTGCCATCAGCCCTAGTAATCCCAAAATTGCTAATAAGACCTCGCTGCAATTTGTAGCGATTGGAATATTTTCCAATGGAACGACCCAGGAGATTAGCGATAGGGTGAACTGGTCCTCTTCAAGTCCTAATATTGCATCTATTTCTAATGACGCGGGTTTGAAAGGATTGGCCACTGGGAATAGTCCGGGGACTACCACTATTACCGCTAGCCTTGGCACGACAAGTGCTTCGACACTCCTTACTGTTTCCAGCGCAACCTTATCCTCTATCACAGTTACACCTGTCAATCGCTCGATCCCTAATGGAACAACTCTTCAATATGCCGCTACAGGAACATTTTCAAATGGGACAACACAAGATCTTACTTCCTTCGTAACTTGGACATCTTTGAATGAAACACAGGCGAGTATTTCTAATACAGCGGGCTCCAAGGGGTTAGCAACCGGAAATGCTCCTGGAACTACTATTATCCGTGCCACGTTAAATAACACTATAGGTGAAACAAATCTTACGGTGACTGCGGGTACATTAATATCTATTGCAGTTACACCTAATAATCCAAGTATCCCCAACGGGTTTGCCCAGCAGTTTACAGCCATGGGTACTTTTAGTGGGGGAGCTGTTTATGATATAACCAATCTTGTTGCTTGGACCTCTTCGACTAATGCGGCTTCAATTTCTAATGCACCTGGTTCTCATGGGCTAGCTGTTGGAACCAATACAGGAACAACAACAATTACAGCACAATATGCTGGGATTACTGGTACAACTAACTTAACCGTCACAGCAGCGACACTAACTGCTATTGATGTAACACCGGTTGATCCATCTATAGTTAATGGAACGAATCAACAATTTACAGCGGTTGGTATTTTCTCCAATGGTACGCACCTGACCATTACGCCTTTCGTGACTTGGTCATCGTCGGATACAACAAAAGCAACAATTTCAAATGCTCCTGGTTCTCATGGGTTAGCCTCAGCTGTAGGCGTAGGCTCCACAACTATTACTGCTTCAGTAGGTTCAATGTCAGGGAGCAGCACCTTAACTATTACATCAGCTACTCTTACTTTGATAGAAGTGACTCCCGCGAACACCACCCTGGTTACGGGCAGTACACTTCAATATACTGCCACGGGGATTTACAATAATGATACGACTCAAGATCTGACTCAGGACGTCACTTGGACTTCTTCATCCCCAGCTATTGCTAATATTTCTAATGCACTTGGTTCAAAAGGAGATGTGTATGGCAATGCTGCAGGATCAGCTACAATTAGTGCAAGTTTGAGTGGTGTTTCAGGGTCCACAGGCCTTACAGTGGTTGCACCCACTCTGCAATCAATTACAGTAACGCCTAATAATGCCTCACTTGCTAATGGTTTAACGCTTCAATACACTGCAACAGGAAATTATTCTGATGGCAGTATGCGTAATCTTACTCAGGAGGTGGTCTGGTCTTCTACATCGACAAATATTGCAACGGTTTCTAATTCAAGCAACTCTAAGGGATTGGCTACAGCAACTGCCCAAGGACCCACAACAATCACAGCGAGTTATAATAATATCACTGGTGGCACTCCTTTAACGGTTACTCCAGCAACATTATCCACCATAACTGTAGCGCCATCGTCAGCATCGATTGTAGAGGGTACAACCAAACAATATACAGCCACTGGTCATTTTACCGATAATTCCGAGCAAGATTTAACCTCGTTAGTAACTTGGACGAGCAGTAATAGTACGATCGCTTCTGTTTCCAATCTAAGCGGTAGCGAAGGGTTGGCTACGGGAAATGGAGTAGGAGCCGCGACTATTTCTGCCACACAGAGCTCAGTAACTGGAACTGCTACCTTAAATGTGACTGCTGCTACTTTGCAGTCTATTAAAATCACGGGTAGTGGTTTTGTTCCTGTGGGAGAGAGTATTCAATTGACAGCGGTCGGAACTTATGACAATGGTACAACTCAAAATATTACTACCTTAGTTACATGGTCTTCCGATAACCCCTTTAATGTTTCAGTTTCAAATGCTGTCGGTTCTCAAGGTTTAGCTACTGGCAATAATCCAGGAACAACAAATATTAGGGCAAAGCTTAATGGTCATCAAGGAATTACACCAATAACAGCTACAACCACTCAAGTCACGAGTGTCTACATCTCAACTGCTAATAACTCTATTGTTCATTGTCAGGTTTTAAATACTGGGTTATTTAACAATTGTGTTGAGAGCGCTTCTGTTTTTTCTTCGCCACAGGGTTTAGCTATCAATTCAGTGGGTACTTTTATCTATATTGCTAATTCAGTAGCGGGGCTAGCTAATGGAGTAACCAAATGTACTGTTACTGGTGGTGCTTTCATCAACTGTAGCCAAGCAGCATCTACCGGTACTCAGCTACTCGGCTTTAACCCTTACGGGATTGCCTTAAATGATGCCGTTGGTAACCCAAATCCAAGAGCTTATGTAACAACGTCGACTCATGATAATGTTTTGGTATGCCCCATAAATACGGGAACTAATAATTTGGATAACTGTATCGATTCAGGGATTAATTTCACCACCTTCCCTGCTTACGATATTTCTCTAAACGATGCAGGAACAATGGCTTATGTTACAAGTCCTAATACTAACCAAGTATCGTTATGTATGATTAATTCAATAACGGGTCTATTTGATTCTTGTACTCAGTTGAGTGGCGATTGGGGTTCACCTCTAGGTATTGCATTGCAAAGTTCTGATCTCGGACTATATGTTTCTAGTGTTGGCGAAAACCTTGTATCTTATTGTTCGTTGAATAGCAATGGGACAGTGGAGTATTGCCTCAATGCAAGTCCTAGTCCCATAGCGGGAGTATCTTTTGCCGGCCCTATAGGTATTGTGGTTGGCAAGAATAATCAGGTAGCTTATATCGCAAATTCATTGAATTCGGTAAGTAATCCCATTTCTGTTTGTCCAATTGATGCTGATACACAACGCTTTGGTGCTTGCTCCAGCGCGACTTCATTTGTAATAAACTCGCCACAATTTATTGCCTTACTGTAA
- a CDS encoding outer membrane protein, whose protein sequence is MQHSFNANFLGQIGLALAASSDAKLTGDIWEDADPDFNNYFYRYYVNHQHIAAKGKVLAAGMKLVQPYVSGSIGVGFNHSHNFVITPKIFEEVPAPPFNGYTKTSFTYTVGAGIQRAITTSLYASIGYEFADWGKSNLAAADGQTMNSGLSLNHLYTNQLQFGLTLVA, encoded by the coding sequence TTGCAACACTCATTTAATGCCAATTTTTTAGGGCAAATTGGTTTAGCTTTAGCAGCCAGTAGCGATGCTAAATTAACTGGGGATATATGGGAGGATGCCGATCCCGATTTTAATAACTATTTTTACCGTTACTACGTGAATCATCAGCATATTGCTGCAAAAGGTAAAGTTTTAGCCGCCGGAATGAAATTGGTGCAACCTTATGTCAGTGGCAGCATTGGCGTAGGATTTAACCACTCTCATAATTTTGTCATTACGCCTAAAATTTTTGAAGAGGTACCTGCTCCTCCTTTTAATGGCTATACGAAGACCTCCTTTACCTATACAGTAGGTGCGGGCATTCAAAGAGCCATTACAACATCCTTATACGCAAGCATAGGCTATGAGTTCGCGGACTGGGGTAAAAGTAATCTTGCCGCAGCAGATGGACAAACCATGAATAGTGGATTAAGTTTGAATCATTTGTACACAAATCAACTACAGTTTGGTTTAACATTAGTCGCTTAG
- a CDS encoding DUF4254 domain-containing protein, whose protein sequence is MPVSIKVSEITNLHQNAITIWKASDIIFQQEDFYRLVEENHAFNFQLWHAEDRARRDDLGYEFVYQAKREIDRFNQLRNNRMEAMDEWLFKQLQPAEFNICPVNSESPGMIIDRLSILSLKSYHMSLQTKRTDATEDHRQNCSNKLIIIHQQLEQLSQCFEELLVEVRAKKRTFRIYHQFKMYNDPNLNPELYRR, encoded by the coding sequence ATGCCAGTTAGTATTAAAGTTTCAGAAATAACCAATCTCCACCAAAACGCCATTACCATTTGGAAAGCATCAGACATAATTTTTCAACAAGAGGACTTCTATCGATTAGTTGAAGAAAATCACGCCTTTAATTTTCAACTATGGCATGCTGAAGACCGAGCACGTCGTGATGACTTAGGTTATGAGTTTGTATACCAGGCAAAACGCGAAATAGATAGGTTCAATCAATTACGGAATAATCGCATGGAAGCTATGGATGAATGGCTTTTCAAGCAGTTACAACCCGCCGAATTCAATATTTGTCCTGTCAATTCAGAATCACCAGGTATGATTATCGATAGACTCTCTATTTTATCGTTAAAATCCTATCATATGTCCCTACAGACAAAGCGTACTGATGCAACCGAGGATCATCGCCAAAACTGCTCTAACAAATTAATAATCATTCATCAACAATTAGAACAATTATCTCAATGTTTTGAGGAGCTGCTGGTGGAAGTGCGAGCAAAAAAACGGACGTTCCGCATCTATCATCAATTTAAAATGTACAACGATCCTAATCTAAACCCAGAATTATACCGCCGTTAG